The genomic DNA TTCAGGGCAAAGTGGCAGTACCTTCCTCTACACCAATGTCTTTCACACCAGAGCTTAAAGATGAAGATAGATCATCCTCCACCCTATCATGTTCGTCCTCAAGGAAAGAGCCCTTCTGTCGCAATTCCTTTATCTTGAAAAATTCATCATAGTGTGATTTTCGTTGCTCCTTAAAGTTCCTACCACTTTGATCTGTTTCAGAATCTGAAAAAAGTAGAACATACTAAAAACCATCAACCAAAGATTGAACACAAGATAATAAATCGTAAGCTAGTGATGACCTGGAAGACTTAAGATTTGGATGGTGGAGTAGTGAAAGGTGTTCGTATCTTCATAACCTTTTTGGACCTCTGTGTATCGTAGAAAAGTCATCTAATTCTGTTTGCTTTCTCAGTAAGTGAACAAGCATTAGAGAATACAATGAGAATCATACGGATGACTCGAGCCAAGAGAAAATGGCACAAGAAAATAATGAAAACTTCCAAGCTATAAGTGAAAGCAAAAGTTTAGAAGCTATAACCCTTGAAATGATAATGttccacatcatgaatctttCCAGACACATCCCACCATTCCTCCAAAAAGATGAAAAAGGTTCATGAGATGATAAATGCCACTAGGAAAAACAAGGGCTTTACCCATCACAAGGTTGTCTGCTAGAGCAAGCCTCATATCATTTAGACTGAAAACAATCACTTTTAATCTTTTGAAAAATGAAGTTGTCATCAAATATGTTAACCAACTTAAAGGAAAGTGAAACATTTCTCAATATGCCATGAAAAAAAAGGACAACTTAAAAGCACAGATAGTAAGAAAACCTTCTTCGTGAGCCACAGCATTAGCGTCATCACCCAAAGATGTCCAGCCAGCTGAGCACCCAGTTGTTTTTCTACTAGGGGAAGCCACATCCTTCAAAGCAGGGCATAATTTTTTTGCATCCATATCATCGATACAATCATTGAAAACATGTCTTACAGGAGACAAAGACACTACAAACCAATATCAGATTTTATCGTGAGAAAAGCTAttcaatcttttattttttttaaacagCACTCAACAAATGTATACGTAACTTGAAAACAAAACTAGAGCAACTTTCTTTAATATCCAACATgtatttaaacttaaaataataGATTTCTTCAGAAGGGTTTATGAGTataccatcatcatcatcaatcatAGGGTGGTACGGCGTCTTGGGTTCAGTTATTTTCTGCCTTACAGGTTTATTTGCTTCAATTTCCTTAAGTTTTTCCTCATTCCATCTTACACGCCTAATGCTACCCCTAAAAACAATTATTAGATCCAAGGCACAACTAGAAACTATAGAAAAGTATATATCTTTCTTCAGCAAAAAACCTGTATTAAAATGAATGTGTAAGTAGGAAAATGAAAAAAGATTATGCAAAATGGGAATTTTGTACGAAAATAGCTAATATTTAACCATTTGAGTCAAGAAACTCAAACTCCAGCCATAGCCTAATCAAGGCTGTGATAAGATGCCAATATTTAGATGAGTTGACCATATCCTTCCACATTAAAGCGTCATATCCCCATAATGCATTGTCACTCgacaacacacacacacacacacacacatatatataatggGTACATTTTCAGTTATCCCTTTTTATTATAGAGTAATAGTCTCATGTACTGTTGCATCAAACCATTAACTGATACATTTAGGAGCCTTTCTAAAATAGAGATACCATACGAATATATTAAGTAATTTGAAAATCCATTCTGTGTTAAATCAAACAATCTGCACGATCAACATACTAAATAAACCAACATCTAAAGCTGCTAAGGTGAACTCTAAAGAGGGAAAACACAAGCGAACAACTGCAGCTAAAGACATTGAGATTATTGAGCAATGAAAGAAAATgcatcaaatatagcaataacttCGCATTACACGGTATCAAGAACAATGATAAAAACAATTTCAAGTTAACCACCAATCAACTCTACATCCCATCCATCTCCTTCTAGAAGAAAAAGGAAATAGAAAGGAAATAATATGGGAAGATATTACAATTACTTCATCCGGAAATTTCTTGAGTGCCAAAAGCAAGCTTCAAACGAACCTGATCCACTGAAACATTATAATAATCACTTATCAAAACCTCAATGTCTAAAAATTAATCATGTAAACTATTATACAAatatcaaatacaaagtggtagATTTATCCATGAGCTTGTCGTAGCTATTA from Gossypium arboreum isolate Shixiya-1 chromosome 9, ASM2569848v2, whole genome shotgun sequence includes the following:
- the LOC108463562 gene encoding protein phosphatase inhibitor 2-like, whose product is MKGSIRRVRWNEEKLKEIEANKPVRQKITEPKTPYHPMIDDDDVSLSPVRHVFNDCIDDMDAKKLCPALKDVASPSRKTTGCSAGWTSLGDDANAVAHEEDSETDQSGRNFKEQRKSHYDEFFKIKELRQKGSFLEDEHDRVEDDLSSSLSSGVKDIGVEEGTATLP